In a single window of the Acyrthosiphon pisum isolate AL4f chromosome X, pea_aphid_22Mar2018_4r6ur, whole genome shotgun sequence genome:
- the LOC103310196 gene encoding uncharacterized protein LOC103310196 yields MNGSTFFEWFARILPLLKENAVIVITNATYHSVKKDRIPVMSWKKQEIINWLESKGENITYPTTNGALLSQVRTIHTDDHEKYVIDEYAKDNNKTILRLPPYHCELTPEMWTNFVVHVINEEEKFWKIDNITDDFMDKEPEEGARHILTIGDTSSDSD; encoded by the coding sequence ATGAATGGCAGTACTTTCTTTGAATGGTTTGCAAGAATTCTGCCGTTACTCAAAGAAAATGCTGTCATAGTGATAACCAACGCCACCTATCATTCTGTGAAAAAAGATCGTATTCCAGTGATGTCATGGAAAAAGCAGGAAATTATAAATTGGCTGGAAAGTAAGGGCGAGAACATTACTTATCCAACAACAAATGGGGCATTATTGTCTCAAGTCAGAACAATACATACGGATGACCATGAGAAATACGTTATTGATGAGTATGCGaaagataacaataaaacaatattaagatTGCCCCCGTACCACTGCGAGTTGACACCGGAAATGTGGACGAATTTCGTTGTGCACGTCATCAATGAGGAAgaaaaattttggaaaatcgACAACATAACAGACGATTTTATGGACAAAGAACCCGAAGAAGGAGCACGTCATATCCTAACAATAGGTGATACAAGTTCGGATTCTGACTAG